In Apodemus sylvaticus chromosome 8, mApoSyl1.1, whole genome shotgun sequence, one genomic interval encodes:
- the Amer2 gene encoding APC membrane recruitment protein 2 isoform X1, giving the protein METGRSRGGGAAVSERGGARAGVCRRQEQAGALAADMDSHCECAAETPAAEPPSGKINKAAFKLFKKRKSGGTMPSIFGVKNKGDGKSSGPAGMVRSRTHDGLAEVLVLEGSKKEEPPGGSDPSGARPIPGPPKASGPGLGSLASSSVAKSHSFFSLLKKNGRSETGKGDHAEASKAGGKQKRGLKGIFSSMRWHRRDKRGKEEEEKAARAAGPGSLVLPGSLTASLECVKEEPPRAARRPDSPGQDAPRHAAGEPAGGEQAPASAERAPERTSREAASPTGPGDQSSRGEDAEGHRRAEKPGAALESGAGEVQAAEDASRTGDVPIKTVPLVDSEGGSGRASAVPDPSSVDPPSDPSADRICLMFSDVTSLKSFDSLTGCGDIIADPEEEAGPSCDKHAPGPGKPVLSKKNPSVVAYQGGGEEMASPDEVDDTYLPEFWDMLSQTEDQGQGTQEGAAKAATASDTKLAPETSNDVRCGEASKDVSSVKRRRLHRIPIESQQKEESKHLEKEHQEGVPNSDEGYWDSTTPGPEEESISNSSSSKKVVTPRDSDSGDAPCNLYVEPEASPASLPATDDPPCLSRLKPVSPGTITCPLRTPGSLLKDSKIPISIKHLSNLPSSHPVVHQQPARSEVPRTKIPVSKVLVRRVSNRGLAGTTIRAAACHDSAKKL; this is encoded by the coding sequence ATGGAGACGGGCAGGAGCCGCGGCGGCGGCGCGGCTGTCAGCGAGCGCGGCGGCGCGCGCGCGGGGGTctgcaggaggcaggagcaggccgGGGCCCTCGCTGCAGACATGGACTCGCATTGTGAGTGCGCCGCGGAGACGCCCGCCGCAGAGCCGCCGTCGGGGAAGATCAATAAGGCTGCGTTCAAGTTATTCAAGAAGAGGAAATCGGGGGGCACCATGCCCAGCATTTTTGGGGTCAAAAACAAAGGGGATGGGAAGAGCTCGGGGCCGGCGGGGATGGTGAGAAGCAGGACCCACGACGGACTAGCCGAGGTGCTGGTGCTGGAGGGCAGCAAGAAGGAGGAGCCGCCTGGCGGGAGCGATCCCAGCGGGGCCCGGCCGATCCCCGGACCCCCCAAAGCCTCCGGGCCTGGCCTGGGCTCCCTGGCCAGCAGCTCGGTGGCCAAGTCCCACAGCTTCTTCTCCCTGCTGAAAAAGAACGGGCGATCGGAGACCGGCAAGGGAGACCATGCCGAGGCGAGCAAGGCTGGCGGCAAACAAAAGAGGGGGCTGAAAGGGATCTTCAGCAGCATGCGCTGGCACCGGAGGGACAAGCgcggcaaggaggaggaggagaaggcggcGCGCGCGGCGGGCCCGGGCAGCCTGGTCCTGCCCGGCTCGCTCACCGCCAGCCTGGAGTGCGTCAAGGAGGAGCCGCCCCGAGCCGCGCGCCGCCCGGACAGCCCGGGCCAGGACGCCCCGCGACACGCAGCAGGTGAGCCCGCAGGGGGAGAGCAGGCGCCCGCGTCCGCCGAGCGCGCCCCGGAGCGGACCAGCCGCGAGGCCGCGAGCCCCACCGGCCCTGGCGATCAAAGCTCCCGGGGAGAGGACGCCGAGGGGCATCGGCGCGCGGAGAAGCCCGGGGCAGCCCTCGAGTCGGGAGCTGGTGAGGTCCAGGCGGCCGAGGATGCGTCCAGGACAGGTGACGTTCCGATAAAGACCGTCCCCCTTGTCGACTCCGAAGGTGGCAGCGGCCGGGCGTCTGCCGTCCCTGACCCTTCCTCTGTTGATCCACCCTCAGACCCGTCGGCAGATCGTATTTGTTTGATGTTTTCTGACGTGACTTCACTGAAAAGCTTTGACTCTCTTACAGGCTGTGGAGATATTATTGCAGACCCAGAAGAAGAGGCAGGTCCCAGCTGTGACAAGCATGCCCCCGGGCCAGGCAAGCCAGTTCTCTCTAAAAAGAACCCCAGCGTGGTGGCCTAccaaggaggaggggaggagatggcCAGCCCGGATGAGGTGGACGACACCTATCTCCCGGAATTCTGGGACATGTTGTCCCAGACTGAGGACCAAGGGCAAGGAACCCAAGAGGGCGCGGCGAAGGCAGCCACTGCTTCGGACACCAAGTTGGCCCCTGAGACCTCCAACGATGTGCGGTGTGGGGAAGCCTCCAAGGACGTGTCCTCAGTCAAGCGCAGGAGGCTCCACAGGATTCCCATTGAGTCCCAGCAGAAGGAGGAGTCCAAACACTTGGAGAAGGAGCATCAAGAAGGTGTCCCTAACAGCGACGAGGGCTACTGGGACTCCACCACTCCTGGCCCAGAAGAAGAGAGCattagcaacagcagcagcagcaagaaggTGGTCACCCCCAGGGATAGCGACAGTGGCGATGCTCCCTGCAATCTCTACGTTGAACCTGAAGCAAGCCCAGCCTCTCTTCCTGCCACAGACGACCCACCCTGCTTGTCCAGGCTAAAGCCAGTGTCTCCAGGCACTATCACCTGTCCTCTGAGAACCCCGGGCAGCTTGCTGAAGGACTCTAAAATCCCTATTAGCATCAAGCATCTCTCCAACCTTCCTTCTAGCCATCCGGTGGTGCACCAGCAGCCAGCcaggagtgaggtgcccagaacAAAAATTCCTGTTTCCAAAGTGCTGGTCCGCAGGGTCAGCAACCGGGGCTTGGCTGGGACCACCATCAGGGCAGCAGCATGCCATGACAGTGCCAAAAAGTTGTGA
- the Amer2 gene encoding APC membrane recruitment protein 2 isoform X2, whose product METGRSRGGGAAVSERGGARAGVCRRQEQAGALAADMDSHCECAAETPAAEPPSGKINKAAFKLFKKRKSGGTMPSIFGVKNKGDGKSSGPAGMVRSRTHDGLAEVLVLEGSKKEEPPGGSDPSGARPIPGPPKASGPGLGSLASSSVAKSHSFFSLLKKNGRSETGKGDHAEASKAGGKQKRGLKGIFSSMRWHRRDKRGKEEEEKAARAAGPGSLVLPGSLTASLECVKEEPPRAARRPDSPGQDAPRHAAGCGDIIADPEEEAGPSCDKHAPGPGKPVLSKKNPSVVAYQGGGEEMASPDEVDDTYLPEFWDMLSQTEDQGQGTQEGAAKAATASDTKLAPETSNDVRCGEASKDVSSVKRRRLHRIPIESQQKEESKHLEKEHQEGVPNSDEGYWDSTTPGPEEESISNSSSSKKVVTPRDSDSGDAPCNLYVEPEASPASLPATDDPPCLSRLKPVSPGTITCPLRTPGSLLKDSKIPISIKHLSNLPSSHPVVHQQPARSEVPRTKIPVSKVLVRRVSNRGLAGTTIRAAACHDSAKKL is encoded by the exons ATGGAGACGGGCAGGAGCCGCGGCGGCGGCGCGGCTGTCAGCGAGCGCGGCGGCGCGCGCGCGGGGGTctgcaggaggcaggagcaggccgGGGCCCTCGCTGCAGACATGGACTCGCATTGTGAGTGCGCCGCGGAGACGCCCGCCGCAGAGCCGCCGTCGGGGAAGATCAATAAGGCTGCGTTCAAGTTATTCAAGAAGAGGAAATCGGGGGGCACCATGCCCAGCATTTTTGGGGTCAAAAACAAAGGGGATGGGAAGAGCTCGGGGCCGGCGGGGATGGTGAGAAGCAGGACCCACGACGGACTAGCCGAGGTGCTGGTGCTGGAGGGCAGCAAGAAGGAGGAGCCGCCTGGCGGGAGCGATCCCAGCGGGGCCCGGCCGATCCCCGGACCCCCCAAAGCCTCCGGGCCTGGCCTGGGCTCCCTGGCCAGCAGCTCGGTGGCCAAGTCCCACAGCTTCTTCTCCCTGCTGAAAAAGAACGGGCGATCGGAGACCGGCAAGGGAGACCATGCCGAGGCGAGCAAGGCTGGCGGCAAACAAAAGAGGGGGCTGAAAGGGATCTTCAGCAGCATGCGCTGGCACCGGAGGGACAAGCgcggcaaggaggaggaggagaaggcggcGCGCGCGGCGGGCCCGGGCAGCCTGGTCCTGCCCGGCTCGCTCACCGCCAGCCTGGAGTGCGTCAAGGAGGAGCCGCCCCGAGCCGCGCGCCGCCCGGACAGCCCGGGCCAGGACGCCCCGCGACACGCAGCAG GCTGTGGAGATATTATTGCAGACCCAGAAGAAGAGGCAGGTCCCAGCTGTGACAAGCATGCCCCCGGGCCAGGCAAGCCAGTTCTCTCTAAAAAGAACCCCAGCGTGGTGGCCTAccaaggaggaggggaggagatggcCAGCCCGGATGAGGTGGACGACACCTATCTCCCGGAATTCTGGGACATGTTGTCCCAGACTGAGGACCAAGGGCAAGGAACCCAAGAGGGCGCGGCGAAGGCAGCCACTGCTTCGGACACCAAGTTGGCCCCTGAGACCTCCAACGATGTGCGGTGTGGGGAAGCCTCCAAGGACGTGTCCTCAGTCAAGCGCAGGAGGCTCCACAGGATTCCCATTGAGTCCCAGCAGAAGGAGGAGTCCAAACACTTGGAGAAGGAGCATCAAGAAGGTGTCCCTAACAGCGACGAGGGCTACTGGGACTCCACCACTCCTGGCCCAGAAGAAGAGAGCattagcaacagcagcagcagcaagaaggTGGTCACCCCCAGGGATAGCGACAGTGGCGATGCTCCCTGCAATCTCTACGTTGAACCTGAAGCAAGCCCAGCCTCTCTTCCTGCCACAGACGACCCACCCTGCTTGTCCAGGCTAAAGCCAGTGTCTCCAGGCACTATCACCTGTCCTCTGAGAACCCCGGGCAGCTTGCTGAAGGACTCTAAAATCCCTATTAGCATCAAGCATCTCTCCAACCTTCCTTCTAGCCATCCGGTGGTGCACCAGCAGCCAGCcaggagtgaggtgcccagaacAAAAATTCCTGTTTCCAAAGTGCTGGTCCGCAGGGTCAGCAACCGGGGCTTGGCTGGGACCACCATCAGGGCAGCAGCATGCCATGACAGTGCCAAAAAGTTGTGA